In Lacrimispora indolis DSM 755, a genomic segment contains:
- a CDS encoding single-stranded DNA-binding protein → MNRVILMGRLTRDPEVRYSQGERSMAIARYTLAVDRIGRRNQEGNEQTADFINCVAFDKAGEFAEKHFCQGMRVLISGRILTGSYTNKENVRIYTTDIVIETQEFADSKKASSDNSRQEPSGAAGDEFMNSPDGVGNEELPFNS, encoded by the coding sequence ATGAATCGTGTGATATTAATGGGGAGATTAACCCGTGATCCAGAAGTAAGATATTCCCAGGGAGAGCGTAGTATGGCAATTGCAAGATATACTCTTGCAGTTGACCGTATAGGCCGCAGGAATCAGGAGGGCAATGAACAAACGGCGGATTTTATCAATTGTGTTGCATTTGATAAAGCGGGAGAGTTTGCAGAAAAGCACTTTTGTCAGGGTATGAGAGTACTGATTTCCGGAAGAATCCTGACTGGGAGTTATACGAACAAGGAAAACGTAAGGATTTATACAACGGATATCGTTATTGAAACACAGGAATTTGCTGATAGCAAGAAAGCATCTTCTGATAATTCCAGGCAAGAACCGTCTGGTGCGGCAGGGGACGAGTTTATGAACTCTCCTGATGGAGTGGGTAATGAAGAACTTCCATTTAACAGTTAA